In Mycolicibacterium nivoides, the DNA window GTTGCGTCCTTCGGTCCTAACGCGCCCGGATACGTGTGGAAGTCGGCAACGGACGTCGAACCGATCGAAGTCTCTCCCGGAATCACCGTGCAGCCGCTCTGGCGGGGAGCCAACGGTGCGAAGGCGGCGGTGACAACCATCGCGGCGGGCGCTGTCTGGGACGGCGAAGACCTACATGACCCCGGGCCC includes these proteins:
- a CDS encoding cupin domain-containing protein; the encoded protein is MTTNGDVASFGPNAPGYVWKSATDVEPIEVSPGITVQPLWRGANGAKAAVTTIAAGAVWDGEDLHDPGPEEVYVVSGVFNDGVNDYTAGTFLHAPAGSWHVPQSAEGCVLFLFYPEG